The Nostoc sp. NIES-3756 DNA window GTTTGGAAAAATGGTAGAAGTCTTAAAGCCTCAATTGGCGAGAACGGGAAAAAAAGGGGGTCAGCCAAAGTTAAGCGTGGAAGACCATTTATTAATTGCGCTTGAATATTGGCGGGAGTATAGAACTTACTTCCATATTTCTAAAAGTTGGGGTATACATGAATCCACAGTATTTCGGATAGTACGGAAGGTAGAAAATATCTTAATTAAGTCGAGAGCGTTTAGATTGCCTGGAAAACGGGAGTTAAATCAGGGAGTGTATGAGTGGAAAGTGTTAGTAGTGGATGTGACTGAAACACCAGTTGAACGCCCAAAAAAAACAGCGTCGGTATTATAGCGGCAAGAAAAAACTTCACACATTGAAAGCCCAATTGGTAGTTGACCAAGCTAGTGGTAAAATCATCTGTACTGCTTATGGAATCGGTCGCATTCATGACTTCCGTTTACTGAAAAATACGAAGGTAAGATTTCATAATTCTCAGTTGTGTTTAGCCGATAAAGGCTATCAAGGAATTGCCAAACTCCACGCTGGTAGCTGTATTCCGGCTAAAAAACCGCGTGGAGCTAATTTATCCCCTGCTGATCGTCAGCACAATCGTAATTTAGCTCAACTACGTATTATTTGCGAACATATCAATCGTCGATTGAAAATTTTTCGCATCCTCAAAGAACGATATCGTAATCGCAGAAAACGCTTTGGCTTGCGATGCAACTTAATTGCTGGACTTCTTAATTATGAACTTGCTCTGTTTTCTTGATTCGTGCAAGAGGTCTATTTACCAAACGCTTTCAAGTTATGGTTTTGGCGGATACTGCATTTAGTAGCGCCGATTTTATTCATGGTGTCCGCTCTCTTAAATATCATGCTGTTACCGGTTTGCTTTCCAGTCGCCGGCTAACTGATGGACGGCTTTTAAGACGTTTACATAAACGTGGTCAACAAGTTTACCTCCAAGGTTTCAATTGTCCCGTCTGGGTTTGTTGGTTTTACCTCAAACGCCACGAT harbors:
- a CDS encoding IS5 family transposase (programmed frameshift), encoding MSYEQIKDLPAPEFKRLCGVHIATFGKMVEVLKPQLARTGKKGGQPKLSVEDHLLIALEYWREYRTYFHISKSWGIHESTVFRIVRKVENILIKSRAFRLPGKRELNQGVYEWKVLVVDVTETPVERPKKTQRRYYSGKKKLHTLKAQLVVDQASGKIICTAYGIGRIHDFRLLKNTKVRFHNSQLCLADKGYQGIAKLHAGSCIPAKKPRGANLSPADRQHNRNLAQLRIICEHINRRLKIFRILKERYRNRRKRFGLRCNLIAGLLNYELALFS